tggacagcGAGCAGGTGAGGCTGGGATCAGATGAGGCTGAGACCAGGTGAGGCTGGGGTCAGGTGAGGCTGGGATCAGATGAGGCTGAGACCAGGTGAGGCTGGGATCAGGTGAGGCTGGGATCAGATGAGGCTGAGACCAGGTGAGGCTGGGATAAGGTGAGGCTGGGATCAGGTGAGGCTGGGGTCAGGTGAGGCTGGGATCAGATGAGGCTGAGACCAGGTGAGGCTGGGATCAGATGAGGCTGAGACCAGGTGAGGCTGGGGTCAGGTGAGGCTGGGATCAGGTGAGGCTGAGACCAGGTGAGGCTGGGATCAGATCCTTTGAAACAACAAGATAAAACTATATTGATTGGCTCTTATCAACAGTGTCACGTGATAATGAGTTCAGGTTCAGGGGGTTTGAATCGCTAATGAGGCTCAGTAGTATCTCTGACACTGAGGTGTGAACTGGGTCAGAGGTGTGATGAAAGACGTGGGACCAGGTGACTGATGGACTGAGACATCCAGGACCTAAAGGCGCTTGTGGCGCTGACCGAGCCCGCTGTGCGTCATCGTCCCGCATCAGAAGTGAAGCCTCCCTGAGGACAGTTCACCACAGACCACCTCCGGACGTTACTAGATCTGGTTCCAGCCAACCGGGGAGAGATCTGCTGGATCTGATACTGTATCACGGGTCGGCCTCAGAGCTGGGtggcctctctctcctctccctctccttctctccctccctccctctccatctttaTCACCTCCAGTGTTTGCATTGCTCTCCAGCAGTACGCCGCCTTTCAGCGACCCCGCTGTGAGCGCGGATCCGCCCTGAGAGCTCCCTGGGACGGGCCGCCTTTAAACCTGAGCCGCGGTGTCCAGACCCCTGCGGGAGTCAGACCCGTTTAAGCGCATACCTCAGCGCGGGGCCGCTGGCGGGAAAATAAACAGCACGGCCTGCTTACGAGCGCAGACCTCCTGCTGTGACAACCTCCTGTGTTTCAGTAggtctgatgtgttttcaccGCCGCCACTGCTCCCATCTCGGGCAGCGTCTAGACCTGGAACACGGAGGCTGGAGGCCTCCAgccagacagcagagaggaggaatcTCTGAGATGTTCTCAGCGTCTCTGATTTATTTCTGTGCAGCTGAGAAGCTCAAGCAGAACTTTCAACTCTGACGTTAAAAAGGGACAGATGAGTCTGGACAGAACCGAACTTCACCCATCagactttaaaggagcactgtgtacTTTTTGTAAGTacgatattaatgaggtaataatacaaactcagaaatattaattttctctatcagtgaataaacaaactgttctcagatAAGATCCCAGAAGCTAGAGGTGGCAGGTTCCgccacatctaaacaaaatgaaacagtcctgtaaggtcagtgtgtttgttcagttgatCAGTCAGGGagacagtttgttgttgttctgattaaaaccacacagacaccTTTAGCAGAgatctctgctggaggaaaccGCTTCAGTCCGGGCAGAAATAACTTCACTTCTCTCACAAATCTTCACCTATGATTCACCAGCTGACTACAGCCCCGTCTGAGGGAGCCTGCATGTCTTAAACACCATTCCTGATATTATAGCTAGAACTCTCCCACTGCTGCAGTATTATATTACACCCCTCCTCACCCAATCACAGCGTTCCCCAAAATCCTCCTGCCCGCTCCCCGCTATAAGAGCCCGTCGTCCCACTCTGGCAGtcacctctccttctctgtggcGCACGAGATTTCCCGTCACACCAGCTCACACCTTCTCCTCAGGCCGCGCTCTCATTACCTGCGCTGTTTGTTGATGCTGTAGAGGGCTCGGTGGATTGAGGTCAGGGGTTATAACGGAAAAGAGTTGGAAGAGACGATGCGGGAAGAGGACTCCTCCCCAGTAATGGACAGCGCGGGGAACAGCGAGGAGGAGACTGACCGTCAGCTGCCGCGGAGGGGCGCGAGGAAGCGGCGGGCGACAAGGAGGAGCGCGGACGACGATGAGGAGAGAGACGTGGAGAGTCCGAGCCCCGAGAAGAAGTGCAGAAAGAACTGCGACTTAGGAGGAGGCGGAAGCGCGGGGAGcgaaggcagcagcagcccggAGCCCTCCTTCGATGACCTCCAGACGCAGCGCGTGATGGCCAACATCCGCGAGCGGCAGCGGACGCAGTCCCTCAACGAGGCTTTCACGTCGTTACGTAAGATCATTCCCACCCTCCCGTCGGACAAGCTGAGCAAGATCCAGACGCTGAAGCTCGCGGCCCGGTACATCGACTTCCTGTGCCAAGTTCTGCAGAGCGACGAGCTGGACGCGCGAGGGGCCAGCTGCAGCTACGTGGCGCACGAGCGGCTGAGCTACGCGTTCTCGGTCTGGAGGATGGGGGGCACGTGGTCCCTGTCCACCACGTCCCACTAGATGGAGGATGGACCGGATGGAGCAGCAGGTAGGCTGAGCGGCTTTCATTCCTCATACTGCAGGGAGACGAGCCGTGCCAAATGTTCCCATGCGCATTTACGCACAGACTCCGGActtttgctgcagtgtttgtttggaaaaCTCCCCAAAACGTctctcaaataaatgtagtctgtttcatttcttctaGAAAGTGGAGTGTAATATTTGACCATCCACCACCCAACAGAGCTGTAACCAAACACAGACTCATGTTTCTATCTTACAGTCTGAGTCCTACACATGACACGTCTTGATACATTTGTACATATTGGATGTTTGTCTCAATCAAAATAATGTGTCTCTCACAGATTGTCTGACTGAAGAACATGTGGATCAGGCTTCTTCAGACTCAGCACTGACACAGGATCAGCCGCTGTCCgtcaggctgcagaggagagccGGCTTTTCATATTTCCCATTGCATGGACTGTAATGTTTGCATGGGGAGCActtaggacagacaggatggagctgaagaaagaaagaccaCTGCGACTACGAATGTTGTGAAAGCAAGATGAGCTCTGAGGGACTGCTCAGTtttgaaacacagagaaaaatgacaCTTCATTCCACATTCCCTgtgacagtgtttcacagcaAATGAAGTatcctgtatttatttttctatacaTGTGCGGAATTCCTTTTCCCCCCTCGCTCaaataaaagttatttatttttggaatATCTCAGAATGCTGAATGGATCTGGTGTCTGCACATTTTGAGTTTTGTAAATATTTGGCAGTATCTTGAATTAAAAAGATGGAAAGTATCACTGTTACGTCTCAGTTGTCTGGATTTTCATTATAGAGCTCAACTGAAGCTCCATGACAGGAGGCGATGAAGTGGTCCACCTCCAGACAGTCGTCTGAAGGAACGAGGGCTCATTTGAAtcacaaaaacagttttaaatacCTGACATTTTTTGAAACAAACCCATTTCCCAGACTCTCAGCACTTTGAGCCTACaggtggtttattttctttaggCGTTGCTGAATCCTAAGTTAACTAAACcaaagagaggggaggggggcaaaagaaaacagctcatACTCCTGGCTCATTCTGGAGTGATTCCTTGAGCTCAGGGATCTGGGAAAGCCATAATTAGCTGGTGGTGTGTTTGAACGGGGTGAATGTGGAGCAGTGGGAGGCATGCATGATATTCCCAGATGTCCTCTGAGCCACAGGTCAGCATGGGAGTctcctgcaggtgctgcagcagccaaACCCCCAGAGCTCCGACAGAGAAAAGGGTCGGACGGAGTTGTGATGCAAACTGAATAACAGCCTGTGAGGCTACATGGAGGTGCACCTGGACTtctgatgaaaaacaagatgtttCTCAAATGATCAAAACAAGATTTATAACAGTTGTTccatataaaacacacaatgatgTATAattcacagagagaaagaggcagcagagctgctgctggtgttccTCAAATCAACAGTGCTCATGGGGACATTCAGATCTGAGTCTCCAGTAATCATCTGTTCATCAGAGGCCCATAGATGGAACATGACAAGCTGCAATATGAGCCCTCTTGAGCAGCAGTAGAGTGACCTCATCATCTAGATGATCGTGTGTTTGCAACCTTCTTACCTCAGAAATCTTTTATTCATGTGTCTGTCTGGACAGAAACAGATTGTCGGATGTGTTGATGAAGCAGGACTGTATAGATCAGAGCAGTTACTGTTACTGTCGTTTCTACTTCACCGTACTTTGCTTCCCTTAATAAACACTCAGGACTAACATTATGttcaaatactgtatatgtcaACTTCCTAAAGCAGTAAGCTGTTTCAGGAGCACGACAGTAATGTGAAAGCTGACTGATCAGTTGTTGAGGGATGGTTAAAGGAGCATTACGGTGTTTTTGCATCGCGGCATCGCGTGCAGAAGGTAAAGCCATCAGCTCTGACCCGAGGAATCGATTCCCACCCTCTGATCACCGTGACCATGTTATCTTAAACTTGAGGCTGTTGCTCTGACACGGAGGAATGTCacctctgagacacacacacacacacacacacacacacacacacacacacacacacacacacacacacacacacacacacacacacacacacacacacacacacacacacacacacacacacatataggttatccacacacacacagggacatttCTCACGCCTACCAAACAGGGAAATACAttccacagaggaggaggaggaggaggaggagggctccTGCTCCCCCCACTTTGATGTTTGGAGGTAATGGGATGACCGCTGGTTATCAGTGTGAAGGCATCTGGTCCTCTGGGTGTAAGTGTGCTATGATAGACTCTTTGATTGACTGACACACTCTCTCCCGCTCATTAATCACAGTTTATATCTCCTCGCTCTGCAGCCCTTAAACTGATCTGAGAGTCAAAGGTGCAGACCTGTGAGTGGGTTTAAATCACGGAAGCAGCTGTAAATCTTTGTAAAAATGGATGTCTCACTCCTCTGCATCAGAACACGgtgctgtttgtttgggtttttgaaCACTCGAGCGGAGGCCGACCTGTCTCACCTCTGCTGTTCTCCAGCTCTCCCTCACTTCAATCTGTCTGAGGAGTCGCCCAGTACGAGGAAACGAGATGGTTTACCCTCAACaccagaagaagagaaggagagaggaagttggactgacacacacacacacacacacacacacacacacacacacacacacacacagactagaTTTGAAAGTCTGGTTTCAATTAGAGCTAATTATCTGTTTCATCTCCACCTCAGGCGGTTGCTGTGTGTAACTTTAggtgtatgtttatgtgtatttgtgagTGCTAGAGTCTCATACATCtcaaatgaagaataaatataCAATACTTCTGAATGCTTTccttattatttcatatttactgtatatctattttgacagctgcagcattttgcagacaaacagactttTCTTTAGGTTCGGTACCACTAACTGATACCAGCGCCTGGAATCAGGACTTCAGTATTTTAGTCTCAGTGCAACAACAATATTTAGCTTCAGGTATaaaaaagaagtcaaacatttgactccacacacagaaaacctcaCTGTCCCCTTTCAAACCCGTCTCTACAACCTACCGGAGCATCGGGTGAGAACATGGCTGACGCGAGCAAAAACTAGCATCGGGCATGGCCGTGAAGACAGACCTTATTAACGTTATCTCCAACCGCAACAAATCCAACATGTTAATTAATCATCTGAGGATGTCGATGAAGTGTTCCTTGTCCACGGAGGGTTCAGCTTTCGGCCCTGCTGGCTACAGacttgctaacattagctgagGCTGCTAATAAGGATGTGGCTTTTAGGCTATCAAACATTGTACACTCTGAAGCTTTTcgatgtattttgtgttttgccagATGTAATCTGGAGTTTAAGATGCACTCTCAGGTGCCAAACTAAATGTAACGATGTGATTTCACTCGTTCCCCTCGCGTGTCGTATTAAAGTGGCCAGTTTTTACACATAAAGTCGAGCTTACTCATTAAGAGAGAACCACTCAGCCTGTGAAGTCAGTTTTATAATGTCATTTGAAGCTCTGGAGGGAGTTCTCCAAAGAAAAATAACTGGGATGATATCAGGGTTGGACCTGaagtacatactgtatgttagtGTACATTTAAGACAGTTAAGATATTAAGGTTTGAAAGAAGTTGGCGTTTGGAGGCAGGAAGGTCAAATGAAAGATGCCCCTGAGCTGCTTCACGGACAAATAGGAAGCAAATTATACTGGAAACTTAAAGCCTGCCTGGATATCACAGACACAACTTTAGGAAGCACAGCAGCTGAATAACTGAGTCctttcagtgctgcagctgagtgtgtgatGCTTCTTTGGGCTCCAACGTTGTATTTCTGAGAACAAGTAAAAAGTGGAGAGTTGCAAGTCATTTGCgagcaggaagaaacagagTGACAGGAGAGTGACAGAAAGGAAGTCGGGCCAAAAACCGGCTCAGTAACATAATgggcaatcacacacacattccccgAGGACGCTGCCAAATGCAGCCATCATCCTGGACCTTTGACCTCTCCAACTGACCCTGTCCCCAGACTACAGCGACCCCCAGCTGGACCACGAGCCACCACATTCACCGCCACAAAGTACCCACTCATTTCACTAATCCCTCTCTGATGAATGGGCAGAGGTGTTGGACTGCAGAAGAAAACATGTCTGACTGCAATTTGAAATGAACGTGCAGACAAACaagtgagaaaaagaggaagaaagaggaagaaagaggcgGCAGGAAGAAGGCAGAGGAGCGTATATGAATCCTCTCAGCGCTCTCGCCCCGAGGCTGTTTGTCTTACAGATTGAGTTAAGCACAAGCAGCTTATAACTCTCCACATACCAGACAATATCACAGTGACCCCGCGTTATGAATGTAAACATACGCGCTTTATCAAAGACCGGCACGGCTCAGTCCAACACATCGGGCTCTTTCTCCTAACTTAATTTACCTCCGACCTATACAAAGTTCCTTTATTGGATTTGAGCTGTTTGAATGTCTAATTCTGGCTAAAATGGGGTCTGATGATGGAGATGGCGGTTTTCTCCATGTTTACTTTATGAAACCACACTGGTCTCTGTTATCATGCACAGACGAACTATCAGCAGGGAAAAGCCCCGAGGTCACGCGCAACGCATCAAGTGTTATttgtacagagagagagcattGTTGGCCTCAACACAGGTCCATTCACcaccacagagaggagagaagtgtGTTTCCTCGTTGTGTTATTAGCAGACGAGAGCACTCAGAGTGTTGCATCATCCGGACCAGTTTCCAAACTTTTCTCTGTTGTAAGCAGAACagagtgagcacacacacacacacacacacacacacacacacacacacacacacacacacacacacacagcaggcttCCCCCTGGTGTTGGCTGTAGGGTGGTCTCTGgactctggtctctggtctctgtctgtctttcttcaccttctttatttctccctcctcactgCCTCCCTCGTTACTTTGAGGTGGtcgctctctgtctttcctctctctccttcttcctcatctctccttTTATCTACTGTACAatctccttccctctgtttAATACTTCCactctttcatttcctcctcttcgTTCAaactctgtctcttcctccccccACTCTCTGTTTACCTCCCCACAAAAGCAATAACACTCATCGAGCCTCACTGTGAGCTGGCTGACGTTTGCTGagaagtgtgtgagagtgtgagttCACTTTAAGAAAGAAGGAAAACCCTGTCGAGACAAAGAGTCTTGCTGATCCAGTGATTATTGCCAGCCAGCGTTTTTCTTGCCAGTTGTGCTCTGATACAGTGTGTGTTGCAAAAAGCGTGATATTAGATCATTTATATTTCTGACGGTTGTTTCTCTGCGTCTcacttttccttctctctctcagaatGCGTTGGTTGTGTGATTTTATGAGACTGGCGTTTGGTGTCACATGAaccatttgcatgtttttttcaggcCTGAAAGCCCCATAACTCCTTTCCTCTGGCTGCTCGGTGAGAGCTAGTGccaacatccacacacacgcacacacacacgcacacacacacgcactgtgGAGTCACagcacacaacaaacaatatgtaAAGTAACACTGCCTATCTTAAAAAAGAGGCAAAAGGTCTTGTAGAGACCAAAAGCACATGTAAATGCAAGGAaggagtgtgagtgtgtgtgtgtgtgtgtgtgtgtgtgtgagagagagagagagagagagttataAATAGTTGGATCATCTGGAGTACATTAGAGGTACAGTCTCTAAGTGAACAGGTCCGCTACCTGAAGCCACAGAAACCTCAGAACAGACACTGCCAAGCCCCCAGctggacacgcacacacgcacacacacgcacacacacacacaaacacacacacacacacacatatacacacacacacgcacacacacacacacacacacacacacacacacacacacacacacatacacacacacacacacgcacacacacacacacacacacacacaaacacacacacacacatatacacacacacgcacacacacacacacacacacacatacacacacgcacacacacgcacacacacacacacaccaaatctTTAAGAGTAAGACATAAATCAATAAAGGCAGTAAGTCTTCTTGCTCACCTAAGCTGAACACGCTCCTCACACCACATCACCAgctgactgtgactgtgagacAAACAGAGGCTATTAGCAAAAACACTGCAGGGGCATCGACTCTGTGATTAAATGGGTCTGACATGAATTCAGAGGGAGGGGAAACATAATGTCTGAACAGGGCTGTTAAACTTAGAGCAGGCGTTACATCGCTTCCCGAGGCCACGCATGAGCAGCACCTGCACACACTGATGCACAAATCCACACAAACATGTCGGACAGGTCAGGCACCGAAACAATACAGGCTGCGTTACCCAGCCCAATAACGTTTAAAATCCTGCTTTAAAAAGTCTTTCATTTACACTGTTATACATGTATTAgctgtatgtgtgcacacactacTCCTATATGTGAATCTCAGCAGCCATTACTTGGATTAACTCTACATTTTCTTGCTTTCGCTGCTTCTTCTTCCAGACAAGAAGGCCCCAAAGTCAGAAGTGGAGCAGGAAGTGGACCCTCCCCCCACAGCACATTTACACTGAAACCTGAGCCACAGGAAGTGGTCCTGCGCAGCATCTTGTCAGGGCAGACAAATTATTCACCATTTGAAAAATGcacctttctctcctctcctacATTTCCCTCCTCCGCCTGCACTccctcctcgtcttcttctccacatgagctgtttttgtttcaggtcCTCCAGAGAGGAACAGTGGAGGAGACACAGCGCTCTGCTACCTGCGTTATCTCAAAGTGAGCTGCGTTCAGACTCGAGTCGAGCTGCTGCCGCTGCGGTCGCTCAGGCCCCTAAATTCCGGGAACTATTCTCCTGCGGTGTTCCCTGAAGACTTGTGGTATTCCTGCCCACAGTATCCACACAACACTTTTGTGGAATTTCCTAAATGGATGAAAAGCAGGTTTATTCAACTcttttgaaaagtgaaacattgATCTGTCTTATCTCTACTTGGCTGTATTATTTTACTGTGTAAACCCAACTGTGAAACGGCCGAGGGAGAGAATGAAAAGGACAATTTTGTGCTGGTTTTACAAGAATAGAatgaacaaacaataaaaccacCCAGTTTAACACATAATGTGGGCGATGAACACGGTAAAACCTCCTTCCAGTGACCTCACCAGAGAGTCAAAACAGAATGGAACACAGACTCCTGTATTTTCAGAATTGTATATACTAATATTTGATTTGTGGATTAATTGGTAGGGTGTCGTGTCATTTGAGCAGAACTGTGGAGAAGAGAAAGGTATGGAGGAGGCCTGCAGGTAGATCAGAGCGCATgtttcactcacacacttaTCTTTATGTGTAGAAACACTAAGTTATCGCTTGGTGCCACTTCTATCATCATGTTGGCTGCAGGACACTTTAACCACGGCTCGTTCTTTGTGCTTTAACAATCGGTATCAAAGTAAAGCTGCAGCGTCTGCACCTGAGCTCCACATTCATCATTTTACTACATCAGATCCAATATGATCCTGATCATCAGCACATCAGACACTGAATGGAGAGTGACTGCATCATTTGTTGGAGCACAAAAGATACAAAGAAAAACTTTGACAACTCTCTTGTCCAAACACTGTGTGTatgctctgcttaggtttaggccATAAACAACGAATGTGTATTATACCTGTTTTGGTCGACTCGAAGTGTCCCGAGGTCTCGTTATAAACACTTACTCTTgcctacacaaacacagaactgtTCCAAAGTATCCTTATAAGTATCAAGTGTTGTCACGTGTACAGatgttgatatatatataaatatccaGTAGTTTCATACTTACAAATGCAAACACTGAGCTGTGGTGCTTCTATCAACACATCATTGTTGGATTCACCGTCTGACTGCTGCTCCTAATTTATACACAACTGCTCCTGTTGATGTGCTGCAgaccttttcattttcatatacCTGTGATTTAGGGGTTGTTGTGGCTAAGCAGGTAGAGGGTCACCTGTAAATCCCGGGTTTGATCTTGATCTCAACACATCCGTGAGCACAAGACTAAACATCAACCCTTGTCATCATTGACAATGTGGATGAATGACAACGTTTTTCAGCCAAGTCTAGTGTAAATACACTCATATATAAAAGTGCTGAATGCCGACTTCTGTCACAGCGAACACATGTCTGTATAACTGTAGTCCACAGATATCAGAACTAAACTCCTTCTACTTTATCTTCCCCTCATCGCCTGGTGGTCAGTGTGCAACATTCTTGGGACTTGTGTCTGAACCGACAGTCATGTGGCTTGTTATTCTGTCTTTGTGCAATGTCATACCAAATGTCACTCACTGCAAAATATTTTCCCCACAAGGACAGAAAACTATCCAGCTcatgttgtgcatgtgtgagtgtggcGAGCCGTGGACCACAGGGACGTACACACAGCGCTAGAATGACACGGTTGTTGTGCACCAGGAAGTGTCGCTCTCCTCCTGCCAGGACTGTGACGGTGTGGATTATGTGGAGGTCAGGAAGGGGAGAAGGTTGCGCTAAGTGGAGTTCAGAGGAGCAGCGGCCAAACACACTTTGCCCTCAGGCGAGTGGTCCAGGGACAActgagggcacacacacacacacacaaacggttGATTCTGAAGGAAACATCTTGCCCCATTAATACCCATGCTGCCTCAGGCTGCTTGGCCCACTGGCCTACCCTGGCGACCCTTGTTACCGTGGTGATTAGATATTGCGGGCCCTCATCTGCAAACATTTAGCCAGTGTCACCCCTAATCTACCTTCTGTCACCCGGCCACCGCAGgctcagcagcaacacacacaaacatgcaactGAGGACACACATTGTGCCACATAATAAACTAATTCATACatcttccctctgctgctgctgctgtcggctGAAACCTTCCAGTACAGATCAGAGATCTGTCTATAGGAGCTAAAGCACCACTGTGCCTCAGATGTATCTGGGAATCAGACTCTCACCCAGTGTGGCTGCACAATGTTTAAAGTTTCCtcttaaacagaaaacagtgatgAGTTTCTCTCACACTGCTCCACCAGCATAATCCACTTCTCCATCACCCATCCGTACATTCACTCATATTTTTGTCAGAACATGGCTACAGGACTTTTACTGGATCTGAATTAACTGACAGAACAATATTTCATCATGAAAGCAGTTTGTAAAAGCTGCGGATGGTAAGATTGTAGAAACCAGCTAGAACGCTCACTGCCTGTCTACACCAACACTGCTGTTTAGCTCTCACTGGCTAGCACGGTGGTGTTTTATCAGCTAATTTGCTTTGTTTAGTCTAATAAATACATCAATAGAGAACTCTGTTAAAGGCAGCAGTCATGTGAACACAAGCAAAAcagcatcagctgcagcagtcactCCTTActgctgtgggtgtgtgctttgtgctagcAGGGCTAGCTTGGCTCAGggtctgtgtgctttgtgctagcAGGGCTAGCTTGGCTCAGGGTCTGTGTGCAACCAGCTCATGTCTCACTCACATGTAAGAAGACATCTGACATCATCATGAGGAACATAAACCACATCATTGCTAACTATAGCTTTAGCAGTATATCCGCCTAGCCTTGACTCAGTCATGCACAATGAGTGCACAGGcagagtgtgtgcacacagacaggtatataagcaggcagacaggtagTCTGTCGACTCTTTTAAAACAGGCTGTATGAGACGACTGGACAGGATTACTGCAGGAGTGAAACAGTCACAGACGCTGGAtatttttcttgtgattttcaCAGCAGTTGATTTATTGACTGTTGTCGAGATGTTAGGAGATTTCTACAAATAGGATATGTTTCCACCCAACAACAAAGATGCGTACCTATCACACACGCTTCCTTCATCATTAAAATGGCCGTCACattcctcctcctgacctctgaactctgacacacgggtcctcctcctccaggtcaaACCACCATGGACACTGTGCCTCAGGCCACTCACTGGCTTACTAAGCAGACCAAAGAGTTTGTTAAGTCTGGAAGTAAATACAGCTTTAAATGGCACATATATCTGAGTTGGTGAGGGACTAACTTGACGTTTAGTCATCATGCAATTGTAGGTGCACCAAAAGCAGCCAAAAAGTTCGTCCAAAAAACGTCTTAGCGTTCAGCACAACAGTTTTAGTCTCCTCTTCTATTTGCATATGTGCTGCTGGATCAGGGATCTGCACACAACCTGGTTTTCACAAGTTTTTCTCATTAAGGGGGGACGGCACAGGTGAGACACTCACACTGCTGGAGACCACAGCAcggcaaagagagagacaacgtgtagaaaacacatttctcaatCAAGAAACACCACTAATCAGAAGTAAGTACAGACCATAACAGGCCAGAGACAAATACACCCCCTGCAGAGCACTCAGGAGACCCCCAACAACAGGAAGGGGTCTTATTATCATAAAGTGAAGTAAAAACTGCTG
This window of the Acanthopagrus latus isolate v.2019 chromosome 3, fAcaLat1.1, whole genome shotgun sequence genome carries:
- the twist1a gene encoding twist-related protein 1a, producing MREEDSSPVMDSAGNSEEETDRQLPRRGARKRRATRRSADDDEERDVESPSPEKKCRKNCDLGGGGSAGSEGSSSPEPSFDDLQTQRVMANIRERQRTQSLNEAFTSLRKIIPTLPSDKLSKIQTLKLAARYIDFLCQVLQSDELDARGASCSYVAHERLSYAFSVWRMGGTWSLSTTSH